GGTAACTGTTGATAAGAACCTATGTATAGGATGCGGAGTATGTGCAGCATTGTGTCCAGATATCTTCGAACTCGGCCCGGACAACAAGTCCCATGTAAAAGACGGGGACCATTCAAGTTCCGCGGAATGCGCAAAGAAGGCTGCTAACGCATGTCCGGTAGCCGCCATTCATATAGAAGAATGAAAGAATGTCTTTTCTTT
This is a stretch of genomic DNA from Candidatus Micrarchaeota archaeon. It encodes these proteins:
- a CDS encoding ferredoxin, which translates into the protein MKVTVDKNLCIGCGVCAALCPDIFELGPDNKSHVKDGDHSSSAECAKKAANACPVAAIHIEE